A window of Mycolicibacterium fluoranthenivorans contains these coding sequences:
- the tsaD gene encoding tRNA (adenosine(37)-N6)-threonylcarbamoyltransferase complex transferase subunit TsaD, with the protein MIILAIESSCDETGVGIARWQDGTVALLADEVASSVDEHSRFGGVVPEIASRAHLESLGPTMRRALQTAGISRPDAVAATIGPGLAGALLVGVAAAKAYAAAWGVPFYAVNHLGGHLAADVYDHGPLPECVGLLVSGGHTELLHVRSLGEPIVELGSTVDDAAGEAYDKVARLLGLGYPGGRPLDELARTGDPAAIVFPRGMTGPRDDPYTFSFSGLKTAVARHLERNKDYSAADVAAGFQESVADVLTAKAVRAATDLGVSTLLIAGGVAANSRVRELAEERCAAAGLTLRVPRPRLCTDNGAMIASFAAHLIDAGAPPSPLSVASDPGLPVVKGQVA; encoded by the coding sequence ATGATCATCTTGGCCATCGAGAGCTCTTGTGACGAAACAGGAGTCGGCATCGCGCGGTGGCAGGACGGCACCGTCGCCTTGCTCGCCGACGAGGTCGCGTCCAGCGTCGACGAGCACTCCCGCTTCGGTGGCGTGGTACCCGAGATCGCGTCCCGCGCGCATCTGGAGTCACTCGGGCCGACCATGCGACGCGCCCTGCAGACCGCCGGGATCAGTCGCCCCGACGCGGTCGCGGCCACCATCGGCCCCGGCCTGGCCGGCGCGCTACTAGTCGGGGTCGCCGCGGCGAAGGCCTACGCGGCGGCCTGGGGGGTGCCGTTCTACGCGGTGAACCATCTGGGTGGGCACCTGGCCGCCGACGTCTACGACCACGGCCCCTTGCCGGAGTGCGTCGGTCTGCTCGTGTCGGGAGGTCACACCGAGCTGTTGCATGTGCGTTCCCTCGGGGAGCCCATCGTCGAGTTGGGCAGCACCGTCGACGACGCGGCGGGGGAGGCCTACGACAAGGTGGCCAGGCTGCTGGGGCTGGGGTACCCCGGTGGGCGACCACTGGACGAACTGGCCCGGACCGGTGATCCCGCGGCGATCGTGTTTCCGCGTGGGATGACCGGCCCGCGCGACGACCCGTACACCTTCAGCTTCTCCGGCCTGAAGACCGCGGTGGCTCGTCATCTCGAACGAAACAAGGACTATTCGGCTGCCGATGTGGCCGCCGGGTTCCAGGAGTCGGTCGCCGATGTGCTGACGGCCAAGGCGGTGCGGGCCGCCACCGACCTGGGTGTGTCGACGCTACTGATCGCCGGCGGTGTCGCCGCGAACTCGCGGGTACGCGAACTCGCCGAGGAGCGTTGCGCGGCAGCCGGACTGACGTTGCGGGTGCCACGGCCGCGGCTGTGCACCGACAACGGTGCGATGATCGCGTCGTTCGCCGCGCACCTGATCGACGCCGGGGCGCCGCCGTCGCCGCTGAGCGTGGCCAGCGATCCCGGGTTGCCGGTGGTGAAGGGGCAGGTGGCGTGA